The region CACGGGTGAAAAGACCCGTATCGATCAGGGTATGATTGAGCTTGATCGCCTGTTGTCCGAACAGGATTTCGTGCTGCTTTTGCCAGTTGGAAATAATATCGGTCTTGGTCGAGATCGCGTTCATTTCGGGCGCCTCCAGTACAAGGGAAACAGGTTAAAGGGTATAGAAACAGAACCGGCGATTTCCGGCCGGTCATTATTGCGACCGTGTCAGTATGAAATAGGCAGCTTGCGGGTTGGTGCTGAGATAGCGCCAGCCCAGCCGGCGCGGTTCAAGGATCAGCCGATAGGCCCATTCCAGCCCGATCCGCTGCATCCAGTCGGGCGCCCGCGTATTGGTGCCCGAGAGAAAATTGAAGAGGCCGCCGGACGTCTTGATCAGCCCCACTTGCGGCAGTTCGGCGGCGTGGTCGCGCACAAAAACCTGTTCCTGCGGCACACCCATGGCCAGCCACAAAATATCAGGAGCCAGCGCGTTGATTTCAGCAAGCTTTGCAGTCAGCGCCGCACCCTTGTGATAGCCATGGCTATGCCCGGCAATGCGCAGGCGCGGATAGGTGCGGCGGATTGCAGCGACCGCGCGGGCATTTTCCGCCTCGTCGGCCCCCAGCATGTAAAAGCTCTGCCCGCTCGCCTCGGCCAGCCGCGCCGCATCATGAAACAGGTCGGTGGTGGCAACGCGTTCGGGCAATTTCGACCGGGTCAGAAAGCGCGAGGCAAAAACCATCGGCTGGCCGTCGGCTACAATCTGGTCGGCATCGGCAAACAGCGCCGCCGTTTGCGCATCGGTGTTGATGCGGGCAATGACCTCGCCATTGGCGGAGGTATAATAGAGCGGACGCCGG is a window of Mariluticola halotolerans DNA encoding:
- a CDS encoding WecB/TagA/CpsF family glycosyltransferase; the encoded protein is MNHFQPHNDNHTPAPETVTIGGLPISVLGRAEAARMMLAAAATHKRGRRPLYYTSANGEVIARINTDAQTAALFADADQIVADGQPMVFASRFLTRSKLPERVATTDLFHDAARLAEASGQSFYMLGADEAENARAVAAIRRTYPRLRIAGHSHGYHKGAALTAKLAEINALAPDILWLAMGVPQEQVFVRDHAAELPQVGLIKTSGGLFNFLSGTNTRAPDWMQRIGLEWAYRLILEPRRLGWRYLSTNPQAAYFILTRSQ